The Apium graveolens cultivar Ventura chromosome 11, ASM990537v1, whole genome shotgun sequence genome has a window encoding:
- the LOC141695323 gene encoding uncharacterized protein LOC141695323 — MVPGHYSCSEISPKIGFVDKTINKPIEKRKQLDWDTVISMIVSRILRTMDLKVVSSIPYHDEAKKLWLYLEKRSAIANGPRIQQLRAAITESKQEKEMSIEDYYNKLYGLWDELNRLKTLHICECGTCTCDVQGKFATDHEDENGYTNF, encoded by the coding sequence ATGGTCCCGGGCCATTACTCTTGCTCTGAGATCTCGCCGAAAATTGGGTTCGTTGACAAAACTATCAACAAGCCCATTGAAAAGAGGAAGCAACTTGATTGGGACACGGTGATTTCAATGATTGTCTCAAGGATTCTAAGAACAATGGATCTGAAAGTTGTTTCTTCAATACCTTATCATGATGAAGCTAAAAAACTCTGGCTTTATTTAGAGAAACGATCTGCCATTGCGAATGGTCCAAGAATTCAACAACTAAGGGCTGCCATCACCGAATCCAAACAGGAGAAAGAGATGTCCATTGAGGATTACTACAACAAGCTATATGGTTTGTGGGATGAACTAAATCGTCTTAAAACCTTGCATATTTGTGAATGTGGTACATGTACTTGTGATGTTCAAGGAAAATTTGCTACTGACCACGAGGACGAGAACGGCTACACCAATTTTTAA